One window of Hymenobacter sp. BRD128 genomic DNA carries:
- the leuC gene encoding 3-isopropylmalate dehydratase large subunit, translated as MSRTLFDKIWDAHVVRSIEGLDVVYIDRHLIHEVTSPQAFDELAARNLPLFRPSQILATADHNVPTLHQDQPIREPLSRLQVEKLTENCQKHGIELYGLGHERQGIVHVIGPELGLTQPGLTMVCGDSHTSTHGAFGAVAFGIGTSQVAQVMASQCLLLSRPKRMRISVEGELRPGVTAKDLILYIIAQLGTGGATGHFVEYAGSAVRALSMEGRMTICNMSIEMGARGGLIAPDATTFAYVEGRPFAPKGEAWNDAVAYWQSLYSDDDATFETEYTYQAADITPMITYGTNPGMGIALTGHVPSEVPAAEAESFDKSLKYMGFERGESLLGKQIDYVFIGSCTNSRIEDLRAVAAYVAGKQKAEHVAAFIVPGSKQVEQQAIAEGIDKIFTAAGFELREPGCSACLAMNEDKIPAGKYCVATSNRNFEGRQGPGSRTLLASPLVAAITAVQGRIVDITQYLN; from the coding sequence ATGTCCCGCACGTTATTCGATAAAATCTGGGATGCTCACGTCGTTCGCTCCATCGAAGGGCTGGATGTCGTGTACATCGACCGCCACCTGATTCACGAAGTCACTAGTCCACAAGCTTTTGACGAGCTGGCGGCGCGCAATCTGCCGCTGTTTCGCCCCAGCCAGATTCTGGCCACCGCCGACCACAACGTGCCCACGCTGCACCAAGACCAACCCATCCGTGAGCCGCTTTCGCGCCTGCAGGTGGAGAAGTTGACGGAAAATTGCCAGAAACACGGCATCGAGCTTTACGGCCTGGGGCATGAGCGCCAGGGTATCGTGCACGTTATCGGGCCGGAGCTGGGCCTAACCCAGCCGGGCTTGACGATGGTGTGCGGCGACAGCCACACCTCCACGCACGGCGCATTTGGTGCGGTGGCCTTCGGCATCGGCACCAGCCAGGTAGCGCAGGTGATGGCCTCGCAGTGCCTGCTGCTGAGCCGACCCAAGCGCATGCGCATTTCGGTGGAAGGCGAGCTGCGGCCCGGTGTTACGGCTAAGGACTTGATTCTCTACATTATTGCGCAGCTCGGCACGGGCGGTGCGACGGGCCACTTCGTGGAGTACGCGGGCAGCGCGGTGCGAGCCTTGAGCATGGAAGGCCGCATGACCATCTGCAACATGAGCATCGAGATGGGCGCCCGCGGCGGCCTCATCGCCCCCGATGCTACCACGTTTGCCTACGTCGAGGGCCGTCCCTTTGCGCCCAAAGGTGAGGCCTGGAACGACGCCGTAGCCTATTGGCAATCGCTGTATTCGGACGACGATGCCACGTTTGAAACCGAATACACCTACCAGGCGGCCGACATCACGCCCATGATTACCTACGGCACCAACCCCGGCATGGGCATTGCGCTCACCGGCCACGTGCCGAGCGAAGTGCCCGCTGCCGAGGCTGAGAGCTTCGACAAGTCTCTGAAATACATGGGCTTCGAGCGGGGCGAGTCGCTACTCGGCAAGCAGATTGATTATGTATTTATCGGTAGCTGCACCAACTCGCGCATCGAGGACCTGCGCGCCGTGGCCGCCTACGTAGCCGGCAAGCAAAAAGCCGAGCACGTGGCTGCCTTCATCGTGCCCGGCTCTAAACAAGTTGAGCAACAAGCAATTGCCGAGGGCATCGACAAGATTTTTACCGCCGCCGGCTTCGAGCTGCGCGAGCCCGGCTGCAGCGCCTGCCTGGCCATGAACGAAGACAAGATTCCGGCCGGCAAGTATTGCGTGGCTACTTCCAACCGCAACTTCGAGGGGCGGCAGGGCCCCGGCTCGCGCACGCTGCTGGCTAGCCCCCTGGTGGCCGCTATCACGGCCGTGCAGGGCCGCATCGTAGACATTACGCAGTATTTGAACTAA
- a CDS encoding 2-isopropylmalate synthase, protein MATQKIQIFDTTLRDGEQVPGCKLNQQEKLVIARQLEALGVDVIEAGFPVSSPGDFAAVAAIAAQTKEATVCGLTRAVENDIRVAAEALRGARRPRIHTGIGTSDLHVQQKLRTTREDVIKRAVAAVKLAKSFVEDVEFYAEDAGRTDNEFLARVCEAAIAAGATVLNIPDTTGYCLPHEYGAKIKYLYENVKGIDRAILSTHCHNDLGLATANSIAGVSNGARQIECTINGVGERAGNTALEEVVMILRQHADLNLTTGVNTRLLSETSAMVSHLMSMPVQANKAIVGANAFAHSSGIHQDGVIKCRETYEIIDPKEVGMADSSIVLTARSGRAALAYRLQKLGYDLERPALNTAYASFLQMADRQREVFDNDLHILIEQEKIVAIG, encoded by the coding sequence ATGGCGACGCAAAAAATTCAGATTTTCGATACCACTCTCCGCGACGGCGAACAGGTGCCGGGCTGCAAGCTAAACCAGCAGGAGAAGCTCGTTATTGCCCGCCAGCTCGAAGCGCTGGGGGTTGATGTCATCGAGGCCGGCTTTCCGGTGTCGAGCCCCGGCGATTTTGCCGCCGTGGCTGCCATCGCCGCCCAAACCAAAGAAGCCACCGTCTGCGGCCTCACCCGCGCCGTCGAAAACGACATTCGGGTAGCCGCCGAGGCGCTGCGCGGGGCCCGCCGGCCGCGCATCCACACCGGCATCGGCACCTCCGATTTGCACGTGCAACAGAAGCTGCGCACCACCCGCGAGGACGTAATTAAGCGCGCCGTTGCCGCCGTGAAGCTCGCCAAGAGCTTCGTGGAAGACGTGGAGTTTTACGCCGAAGACGCCGGCCGCACCGACAACGAGTTTCTGGCCAGGGTGTGCGAAGCCGCCATCGCGGCCGGCGCCACGGTGCTCAACATCCCAGATACCACCGGCTACTGCCTGCCCCACGAGTACGGGGCCAAGATTAAGTACTTGTACGAGAACGTGAAAGGTATTGACCGGGCCATTCTCTCGACGCACTGCCACAACGACCTGGGGCTAGCCACGGCCAACTCCATCGCGGGCGTCAGCAACGGTGCGCGCCAGATTGAGTGCACTATCAACGGCGTGGGCGAGCGCGCTGGCAACACGGCCCTGGAGGAAGTCGTCATGATTTTGCGCCAACACGCTGACCTCAACCTCACTACGGGTGTGAATACCCGCCTGCTGTCCGAGACTTCGGCCATGGTATCGCACCTCATGAGCATGCCCGTGCAGGCCAACAAAGCCATTGTAGGCGCCAACGCCTTTGCGCACAGCAGCGGCATCCACCAGGATGGCGTGATTAAGTGCCGCGAAACTTACGAAATTATTGACCCTAAAGAAGTTGGCATGGCCGATTCGAGCATCGTGCTCACGGCCCGCTCGGGCCGCGCGGCCCTGGCCTACCGCCTCCAAAAGCTGGGCTACGACCTGGAGCGCCCGGCGCTCAACACCGCCTACGCCAGCTTCCTGCAAATGGCCGACCGCCAGCGCGAAGTATTTGATAACGACTTACACATCCTCATCGAGCAAGAAAAAATAGTAGCCATCGGCTGA
- a CDS encoding S9 family peptidase, producing the protein MPSLRLFSLFLLLLAGTLAAHAQPKTPADFGYRHLTMRYQRDMVHILVLSKKGEELKRKPVFLFVQGSTPQPVIMYDDKGAFPMLPFELDTLLTRYHFIEISKPGIPVIAHTKLLTPNYAYLNPKTGQVPLAYCQRNYLEYYVVRDAAVLRYLTHQPWVQADNITAMGHSEGSNVVARLARHPGPLRRVVYLSGSPLGRMLTVISGNRQEVDSVGAENNFAYWKQVVASPKENNCLGDTHLLVSSLTSTQTPLDDFLHSKVPVFVGYGTRDRSALLEDYLRLEMIRAGKTNLTFRAYPELEHNFMGFTNGVVDPKKWNWDRVARDFFTWMKMH; encoded by the coding sequence ATGCCGAGTTTGCGCCTGTTCTCCTTGTTTCTCTTGCTGCTAGCGGGCACCCTGGCCGCCCATGCCCAGCCCAAAACACCCGCCGACTTTGGCTACCGCCACCTCACCATGCGCTACCAGCGCGACATGGTGCATATTCTGGTACTCTCCAAAAAGGGTGAGGAGTTGAAGCGCAAGCCGGTGTTTCTGTTCGTGCAGGGCTCTACGCCGCAGCCCGTCATTATGTACGACGACAAAGGCGCTTTTCCCATGCTACCCTTTGAACTAGATACGCTGCTAACCCGCTATCACTTCATCGAAATCAGTAAGCCGGGCATACCAGTAATAGCTCACACTAAGCTGCTAACACCCAACTATGCTTATCTCAACCCCAAAACCGGCCAAGTACCGTTAGCCTATTGCCAGCGCAACTACCTCGAATATTACGTGGTTCGCGACGCGGCTGTGCTGCGCTACCTCACCCACCAGCCCTGGGTGCAGGCCGATAATATCACGGCGATGGGCCACTCTGAAGGCAGCAACGTAGTAGCCCGGCTAGCCCGGCACCCCGGCCCGCTGCGCCGCGTAGTGTATCTCAGTGGCAGCCCGCTAGGTCGCATGCTCACCGTTATTTCCGGCAATCGGCAAGAGGTTGATTCAGTGGGCGCCGAAAATAATTTTGCCTATTGGAAGCAAGTAGTGGCTAGCCCTAAAGAAAATAATTGCCTAGGCGATACACACTTATTGGTATCCTCTCTGACTTCTACCCAAACGCCGCTCGACGATTTTTTGCACAGTAAAGTCCCCGTATTCGTGGGCTACGGCACCCGCGACCGCTCGGCCCTGCTCGAAGACTACTTACGCCTGGAAATGATACGGGCCGGCAAAACTAACCTCACGTTTCGTGCTTACCCCGAATTGGAGCACAATTTCATGGGCTTCACCAACGGCGTAGTAGACCCGAAGAAATGGAACTGGGACCGCGTAGCCCGCGACTTCTTCACCTGGATGAAAATGCACTAG
- a CDS encoding D-alanyl-D-alanine carboxypeptidase: MAAPPATVTDSATGRVDMPWLRQQLDSSRTLRHQQVGVALADAATGALLFGYNEGKYFTPASTMKLLSLAAGLTLLPDSLPSLRYFSRGDTLFFQGTGDPTFLHGDVPSRRAYAFLASRPEKVLAYCDIATVPAYGPGWTWDDFGYYFQPERTAFPVYGNTVRFYAAAPQAVRTGPGAAVRVLPQRVRVAPRQFAPLTERASPDFRLSPDQDDEMHVYRTQADNRFTFVPSPKRWIDEVPYRTSRPLLLRLLGDTLRRAIVGAQWRPHPARDSLRTLRGLRADSLYRRMLRVSDNFLAEQLLLMASTRVGYRDSLSSARAIRYMLKNEFKNLPDRPDWVDGSGLSRLNLLTPRTLTAVLCRLRQQVPEARLLSLLAAGGGQGTLRKRYFEPGPPKVTWFWGKTGTLTHTCNLAGFVRCKSGRLVAVTFFNNGVPGDDQATRNAMQRLLSEVRARL, from the coding sequence GTGGCCGCGCCGCCGGCCACCGTCACCGATTCGGCCACCGGCCGGGTCGATATGCCCTGGCTGCGCCAGCAGCTGGATAGCTCGCGCACGCTGCGCCACCAGCAGGTGGGTGTGGCCCTGGCCGATGCCGCCACCGGCGCACTGCTTTTTGGCTACAACGAGGGCAAGTACTTCACCCCGGCCAGCACCATGAAGCTGCTGAGCCTGGCCGCCGGCCTCACGCTGCTGCCCGACTCGCTGCCCAGCCTGCGCTACTTCTCGCGCGGCGATACGCTGTTCTTTCAGGGTACCGGCGACCCTACCTTTTTGCACGGCGACGTGCCCTCGCGCCGGGCCTATGCCTTCTTGGCTAGCCGGCCGGAGAAGGTGCTGGCTTACTGCGATATTGCCACCGTGCCGGCCTACGGGCCGGGCTGGACCTGGGACGATTTTGGCTACTATTTTCAGCCCGAGCGCACGGCGTTTCCGGTGTATGGCAACACGGTGCGCTTTTACGCGGCCGCGCCGCAGGCGGTGCGCACGGGGCCGGGCGCGGCGGTGCGCGTGCTGCCGCAGCGGGTGCGGGTGGCGCCGCGCCAGTTTGCGCCCCTTACCGAGCGGGCTAGCCCCGATTTTCGGCTTTCGCCCGACCAGGACGACGAGATGCACGTGTACCGCACCCAGGCCGACAACCGCTTTACTTTCGTGCCCAGCCCCAAAAGGTGGATTGACGAGGTGCCCTACCGCACCAGCCGCCCGCTGCTGCTGCGCTTGCTCGGCGATACGCTGCGCCGGGCTATTGTGGGCGCGCAGTGGCGCCCGCACCCCGCCCGCGACAGCCTGCGCACGCTGCGCGGCCTGCGCGCCGACTCGCTCTACCGCCGCATGCTGCGCGTGAGCGACAATTTCCTGGCCGAGCAGCTTTTGCTAATGGCCAGCACCCGCGTGGGCTACCGCGACTCGCTGAGCAGCGCGCGCGCTATTCGGTATATGCTTAAGAATGAGTTTAAAAACCTGCCCGACCGCCCCGACTGGGTCGATGGCTCGGGCCTGTCGCGGCTCAACCTGCTCACGCCGCGCACGCTCACGGCGGTGCTGTGCCGCCTGCGTCAGCAAGTGCCCGAGGCGCGCCTGCTGAGCCTGCTGGCGGCCGGCGGCGGCCAGGGCACGCTGCGCAAGCGCTACTTCGAGCCCGGCCCGCCCAAGGTGACGTGGTTTTGGGGCAAAACGGGCACGCTCACGCACACCTGCAACCTGGCGGGCTTTGTGCGCTGCAAAAGCGGGCGGCTGGTGGCCGTTACGTTCTTCAACAACGGCGTGCCCGGCGACGACCAGGCCACGCGCAATGCCATGCAGCGCCTGCTGAGCGAGGTGCGGGCGCGGCTTTAG
- a CDS encoding FG-GAP-like repeat-containing protein, with protein MSSAQYIGSFQPQTGPAGTSILITGSGFTGTNSVMLNGQSLKITANTATSLTVTVPVAASTGKLVVTTGSGYVVTGAQFGVTRSTSGVTFPQQTAKGASFNAIKVAVATNSTVVTAYGNAAYYSTPTIADLTSAGRTDLLIGNANGNIEYWPQSAVGSTTFSKTGNLKLASGTDIRVADFAKPTVADIDGNGLLDMLVGTGDDKRIARFEQTTAGAITFNSLGTLKLTSGADLSTGNNFPRPAITDLDGNGKLDLLIGDYSGLLKRYEASAVNAATFVADAGNVQADGANIKADGAAANGTAKPLIFDMDGNGLLDMVMGSQLGAITRYEQSARYATTFTSKGNLTTDGTTAINMGTSGNAEGGFAAPIITDINNDGRLDMLIGDMNGTIYLYTQAQQAALTVSPLPVQLTSFGGQSTSTGNQLSWATASEVNSARFEVQRSLDGTTYATLASVAAAGTTIIAHSYQYLDATAPAGPGYYRLRQVDLDGASAYSPVVVLTSAGAGSSARATPLAFPVPFTDALSVALPGSDVPQAATVTLLTLDGRTVYSRRLALSAAPQALAELPTLASGLYLLRTTTAAGTTTQRISRN; from the coding sequence GTGAGCAGCGCCCAATATATCGGCAGCTTTCAGCCTCAGACCGGCCCGGCGGGCACCTCTATTCTTATCACGGGCTCCGGATTTACGGGCACGAACTCGGTAATGCTCAACGGCCAGTCGCTCAAGATTACGGCCAACACGGCCACTTCGCTTACCGTAACGGTGCCCGTGGCCGCCAGTACCGGCAAGCTGGTAGTAACGACTGGTAGCGGCTACGTGGTGACGGGTGCGCAGTTTGGCGTGACGCGCAGCACCTCGGGCGTCACCTTCCCGCAGCAAACGGCCAAAGGTGCCAGCTTTAACGCCATTAAGGTGGCCGTAGCAACCAACTCGACAGTGGTAACTGCCTACGGCAATGCGGCTTACTACTCAACCCCGACCATTGCGGACCTCACCAGCGCTGGCCGCACCGACCTGCTGATTGGCAATGCCAACGGCAATATCGAATACTGGCCGCAGTCGGCGGTGGGTAGCACCACCTTCAGCAAAACCGGCAACCTGAAGCTAGCCTCGGGCACCGACATCCGGGTGGCCGACTTTGCCAAGCCCACCGTGGCCGACATCGACGGTAATGGCCTGCTCGACATGCTGGTGGGCACCGGCGACGACAAGCGCATTGCCCGCTTCGAGCAAACGACGGCCGGCGCCATCACGTTTAATTCGCTGGGCACGCTCAAGCTGACTTCGGGCGCCGACCTCTCGACGGGCAATAACTTCCCGCGCCCGGCCATCACTGACCTCGACGGCAACGGCAAGCTCGACCTGCTCATCGGCGATTATTCGGGCCTGCTGAAGCGCTACGAGGCTAGCGCCGTGAACGCCGCTACGTTTGTGGCCGATGCCGGCAACGTGCAGGCCGACGGCGCCAACATCAAGGCCGATGGCGCGGCAGCCAACGGCACGGCCAAGCCGCTGATTTTTGACATGGACGGCAATGGCTTGCTCGATATGGTGATGGGCAGCCAGCTGGGGGCCATTACCCGCTACGAGCAGAGTGCCCGCTACGCCACCACGTTTACCAGCAAAGGCAACCTGACGACCGACGGCACCACGGCCATCAACATGGGCACCAGTGGCAACGCGGAAGGCGGCTTTGCGGCGCCCATCATCACCGACATCAACAACGACGGCCGGCTCGATATGCTGATTGGCGACATGAACGGCACCATTTACCTCTACACGCAGGCCCAGCAAGCCGCCCTCACGGTTTCGCCGCTGCCGGTGCAGCTCACCAGCTTCGGCGGCCAAAGCACCAGCACCGGCAACCAATTGAGCTGGGCCACCGCCAGCGAAGTCAACAGCGCCCGCTTCGAAGTGCAGCGCTCGCTCGACGGGACTACCTACGCTACCCTAGCCAGCGTGGCAGCGGCCGGCACTACTATCATTGCCCACAGCTACCAGTACCTCGACGCTACGGCCCCGGCCGGCCCCGGCTACTATCGCCTGCGCCAGGTAGACCTCGACGGCGCCAGCGCCTACTCGCCGGTCGTGGTGCTCACTAGTGCCGGAGCCGGCAGCAGCGCCCGCGCTACCCCGCTAGCCTTCCCCGTGCCCTTCACCGATGCCCTGAGCGTGGCCCTGCCCGGCTCCGACGTGCCGCAGGCCGCCACCGTGACCCTGCTCACGCTCGACGGCCGCACTGTATACAGCCGCCGCCTGGCCCTGAGTGCTGCACCCCAGGCCCTGGCCGAGCTACCCACCCTGGCCTCTGGCCTCTACCTGCTGCGCACCACCACGGCCGCCGGCACCACTACCCAGCGCATCAGCCGCAACTAA